DNA from Grus americana isolate bGruAme1 chromosome 6, bGruAme1.mat, whole genome shotgun sequence:
CTGGGGACAGGCTGGTTCTCACCTCCAAGCAGAGCATGGTCTCCAAGCTgccctgaaccctttccctaCCACCCTCCCCCAGTGGCCCTGAACTTCCAGACGGCCGGCACAGAGATGGACCTGTGTGACGGGCTCTTCAGCCAGAACGGGCGCTGCGGCTACGTGCTCAAACCACCCTTCATGAGGGACAAGGAGACTGTCTTCAACCCCAGTGaccccagcagctgggagggcCCTGGCCCCACCACCCTGACAATCCAGGTATGGAGCCAAGGAAGGACTCTGGGGAGTCGTGAGTGTCCTGGAGCTCTGCTGGTCCCACCCGAGTGGGACTGTGCCAGGCAGCATGCCAGAGCCGAGCAGCCTCCCAGCAGATCGGTttggctgctccccagctcacGGGGTCGTTGCCCCTTCCTGCAGGTAATCAgtgggcagcagctgcccaAAGTGGCCAACAGCAAGGACGGAGCCATCATCGACCCACTGGTGCGTGTGGAGATCCATGGGGTCCCCGCGGACCAGGCGCGCCAGGAGACCAAGTATATTGAGAACAACGGTGAGCCCCACGGGGGTACCAGGGACCCCGCTGCGCCCAggcagcctgtccctgccctcccttgtCCTCCCAGCACCcgctctcccctcccagggtTTAACCCCCGCTGGGATGAAACGCTCCAGTTCCAGCTCCACGTGCCCGAGCTGGCCCTCGTCCGCTTTGTGGTGGAGGATTATGACAAGACCTCCAGGAATGACTTCGTGGGCCAGTTCACCTTAGCGTTTGCCAACATCAAACCTGGTGAGCAGCTGCTGGTGGCGGtgggccagggcagccccacagAGGTGTCTGGGCTCAGCTGGGTGCTAgagagcagggtggggggcagccaTCAGTCAGAACCTCACTGTCTCCCCTGCAGGCTACCGCCACATCCATCTCCTCTCCAAGGACGGCACCAGCATCCCACCCTCTTCGCTCTTTGTCCACATCCGCATCACCGAGCCGCCTGGCCCCGAGCAGGACTGAGCCTGTGGGGGGAATAGGACCTGGATAGAAGCCATAGAGCCAGCCCCAAGCGGCTGGGGCCACAGAGCCAACTGCATCGCCCTCTTGTTGAGCTGTTTGTGTCATCCCTGTGTTGTTGTCGCTGCTGTGTCCCCATTTGCAGTggcctccagggtctgggaaAAGGCCCTGACCTCCCCTTCCGAGGTTTGGGACACTACCTCCCACGCATGAGTGTGGGGACTGCACTGGTGCagtcccctgtgtcccccatGTGCAGCTTGCCCTGGCCCACGGGCATGGCTTGGtcatgaggaagaggaggagatggtgCACAGCCCCCTGGCTCTGCCACAGGGGCTGGTACCCCGTGGCCAGGGGAGCAAGGCTGGAGCTGAGCAaaccccagggctgggcagagccaggagaggAGTCAGTCCTCACTGCCCCCCActctgcagccccccggggctgctcctGGCCGGTGGCCATTACTAACCCTTACCGTATCCCTTCTCTGTAAGCAACTTAATAAATTGTTCGGTGACAGGCAGGCTAGGGTCTGGGTGCAGTGGCACTGGGGACAGAGACGGGGAGCTGGGCTTCTGCTTGCGCTCTCTCCCTGCAGGCACCTGCCCCACGGCTGGCACAGAGCTCCAAACGGCCcaaagaaaaaggattaaaagGAGCAGAGAGATTCATTTTATACAGCCGCATATTTTACATCCCATATACATATATgcctatacacacacacatacacctcTGCAGCAGGCTTGCGCCACTGGGGCCTTAAAGCAGTCAGGATTTGGCCTCACTGTGAAGCGCCGTCCTTCTCCGCGGGGCAccctccttcctgctctgtCCTGGGGGGGCCCTCAGCCCGGCTCTCCCTCTGCACAGCGTGGAGGTGGACGGTGGGAGTGCTGGGGTCCTTGCCCACCCCCTGGCTGGGGTCACTAGCCCCACGCTCGGGGTGATGCCGTTGGATGTGTTTGATGACCTGGAACTTCTGCTTAGCCTTGTAGGGGCAGTAGCGGCAGAAGAAGGGGTGCTCGTTGGTGTGGGTCAGGTAATGGTGGCGCAGGCCGGCCGCCCAGCGGAAAGCCCGCCCGCAGGCATTGCAGACGTAGGGCTTCTCCTCGCTGTGCTTCTTCAGGTGGGTCTTGAGGAGGAAGCGGGTCTTGAAGGCCTTGCCGCACTGCTCACAGATGAAGGAGCGGGCCTCCCGGTGCCGCGTCTCCTTGTGCACCCGCAGGGCGTCTGCCCGGTTGGTGCGGTACTCGCACTCATCACAGCGGTATGGCTTCAGGCCTGCAGCAATagggaaggggctgggatgggggtACAgtgccctccctcctgcaggtCTTGCTGTCCCTATAATGGCATCagtccccagggacccccctaCATACTATCCTCAGCACTGGAAAGGTGCAGATGCCAGCAGGCACCTCAAAACCCCAGACTTCCAAGGCACCATACTGCCccaccttccctcccaccctggGGTGCTGTCCTCAACCCACCAACACACCAGAACATGCTGCCCCCCAACTGCTGTGGGTCCCCCCCTGCCTCCAGCTGGACCACTGGTAGCAAATAAAGCATGGACCAGGGGTCTGTGCAGCCCCAAATCCCTCCCTGGCACCCCACAGCCCGTCCCTGGCGGGCAGCACTCACCCGTGTGCTTTGTCATGTGGTACTTGAGCTGGTTCACCCACTTGCACTTGTAGCCGCAGTCGGGGCAGAGGTATTTCCGCTCTTCCTTGTGGATCCGCATGTGGTACTGGGCACAGGGCAAGAGGTAGGGTCAGGATGAGGCCATGCCACCTGCCCTGGGAATGTGCAGGGCTCTGAGGTGTCAGTGAGGGGCTCAAACACAGGTCTGACATCTCAAACTGCACGGGGCAAGGAGGGTTGTCTGCTGGCCTGGCAGACTATGGGCGGGGGGGATCTACAGCAGGGTCAGGATGAGACCCTTGTACTGCTGAGCTTGCTCTGTCCCACCCTGTGGAGAGGCACAGGCTTTTCTCCCCAGTTTGGTATTTAGGGCAAAATCCAGGTTAAAACCCAGCCCAACAGAGCTAGCCCTGAGCTGAGCGCATTGCGCAGCCTTGCCCAGGCAGCCCCAGAAGGCTCCAGCTCAGCCTGCCCATTAAAAAAGGTCTGTATTTCTTTTAGCAAAACCAAACTGTTTTCCCCTCCATTACCCCACGCTTGGCCTTGCTGTTCTAGGAAAGGCCCTTTGCCATGTGTGAGGATGCTAATCACCCACAGAAATGAGGGCAGGGTCTGGCTCTGCTTGCAGGGAAGCTGAGCTTCCCCGTGTCTAACCGGTACACTGAGCATGCTGCAAGCCAGCAGGCAGCCAAACTTGGCTTCGAGTGGCACAAGGCTGCACCTGAAGGACGCTAGAGACGTCAGCTGGAAGAGGAGCGAACTCGGGCAGCTGCCCACCTTGCTTTGCTACAAATCACCCCTTCCCTTAATCTGCAACAGCAGGGAAGAAACATATTGTACCCACGTGGGTTTTATCCGCTCGTCTCCTATTCTGTACAAGCCACAGAAGGGGACAGAGGACAAAACATCCTCTTGggagttgttttttcttccccaaatccCTGTGTCTGAATCCCGCCCAACCCAGGTAGATGCAGTCGGACATACCCCCCAGCAGGGCTCTCACCTTGAGACGCGAGGGGTCGGCGCAGGCATATTTACAGAGGTGGCACTTGTAGGGCTTCTCGCCGGTGTGGATGCGGATGTGCCACGTGATTTTCTGCCTGTTCTTGGTGGTGTACTCGCAGTCCGAGCACTTGTACACACGGGTGCCCCCATGGCCCTTCATATGCTGGTCGAAGACGAGCTGGTGGCAGCAGGCGAAGTCACAGAAGGGGCATCGCAGGGGTTTGTCCTGGGGGGTGGCTGGCTCGTGGCTCTCCACATAATGCCGCACCAGCTGCTGCCGCTCCTTGGCTGCAAAGCTGCACAGCTCACAGCGGTGGCTAAAATGCTGCGTCTTGTGCTCCTCCAGTGCCTCCCGGGTGGCAAAGGTCTCCTTGCAGGTGCTGCATTCCAGATGCGGGTGCTGCTTCTGCACATGGCACTTGAGTGTGGCCTCGCTGTGGCACACGAAGCCGCAGTGTGGGCAACCGTAGGACACCTTCTCCTCGTGCCGCCGCAGGACATGCTGCTTGAGGGCTGTCTCGGAGCTGAAGCGAGCCTCGCAGCGGGAGCAGCCGAAGTTGAGCTCGCCACGGTGGCAGCTGTTGACATGGCGGGTGATGTCATTCTGCAGGTAGCTGCTGTAGTCGCAGAGCGGGCAGAAGTGGGTGGGCGTCTTCTCATGCACCCGCAGGCGGTGGATGCGCAGCTTGGAGTTGGTGCCGAAGGTCTGGCTGCAGATGCCGCAGGCGATGCGCCCCACGCCGGTGTGCAGGGACTGGTGGGCCTCCAGGCGGTAGCGCCGCGTGGTGCTGAACTCGCAGTAGCGGCACTTGTGCGGCTTCACCCCCTCGTGCTTGATGCGGACGTGCTGCCACAAGCAGCGGGCCTGCTTGCAGGTGAACTCGCACTGGTGGCATTGCAGCTGCGGCCGTTTGCTGTAGTGCTTGCGGTGCAGCTTGCGATGCAGCCGCAGGGCTTTGGCTGCCTTGGAGGTGAAGGGGCAGGAGGCACAGCGAAACTCGCCCAGTGCCATGCAGCCCCTCTTCTTGTGCGTCTTCATGGCTCGTTCCTGGTGGCAGGTGAAGGGGCAGGTGGGACAGGAGAAACGCCTCCTCTTGGGCAGGGCAGCTTTTGGGAGCGCTGCATCTGGCAGGGGCTCACTGGGCTGGCCCATCTCAACACTGGCCGGGTCTCCCTCGGGGAGCTCAGTGCTTTGGGGTCCGTCCTCCTTGGAATGCACAAGATGCTTCTCGGCACGGTGGCTCTTGAGGGCCCGCTGGGAGCGGAAGGCCTCAGGGCACAGGGAGCACCACAACTGCTCCAGGCTCCGGCACCCATCCTCCACATGGGAAGTGATGGTGGAGACACGGGAGCAGACGAAGGAGCAGGCGTTGCAGTgcagcttccctccctccagccgGTATTTCTCCAAGGGTTTCTCAGGCTGGGGGGGACAAGTGGCTCCACCTGGCTCAGCTCCGTCCCCTTGCTGGTGAGATTCTTCGGCCACCTCTGTGCTGTCACTCGGCAGGGATTTTTCAGGGGCAGGACAGCCTGAGGTCTGATCCCCAGCCAAGGAACTGCCTACTGCTTGCGTTTTATCAGGCATCAGTTCCACTTCCCAGAGGGTCTCGGCATGTCCAGACTCCTCCGAGCCTCCCTTGTCGCTCTCTGCCATTTCCGTACCGTTATCACCAGGCTGGTCAGCAGGTTGGCgcagcccaggcagctcctgACCAGCTGGTTTGAGGATCTTGTTCTTCTTCAGGAGGACTGGGCACTTCTTGAGGAGATGGGTGTTGAGCCCCCTTTGCTGTTTAAAGCTGGCGCCGCACTCATGGCACACGAGCGGGGCCCGGCGGCTCTGGCAGCTGGCTTTGGAGTGCAGGGACATAGACTTTTCCTTCCGCGTGATGTACGAGCACTTCTCACACTTAAAGATCTGGCTCTCTGACTGCACCACTAGCATCTGCACCCTGCCCTCCAGCACCAGCGTCTCCGCttgctccttgtcctgcttCCGCAGCGCCTTCAGCACTGACTCCGAGCCACCTCGGGCATCATCATTGGAGGCGGCCACATCCTCTGGGACAGGCGGGTGGCTCTGCTCAGTTGTCTTCAGCACGCTGAGCCAGGCCTCTGGCAGCTCAGCTTGGCTGGTCTCACTCATCTCTGCGTCTGCCACCAGCTTGTGGTGGTCCGAGCATGACCCCTCGAGGTGACCCATGGCCTGCCTTAGGGAGTCTTTTCCCTGGCTCTCTCCTGCTGTTACGCTGTCATCCAGCCTCACCGCCTCGTTCTCCTGTATatctgcctcctcttcctcaaagTCCGGGATGTCTTCAAGCGTATTGTCATTGTCCACCAAGCCAAGGTCACCCCGGGAGCCCAGCATCGCGTAGGCTGGGGGAGGTTCCTTGCAGGACAGCATTTCCACGCTCTCTGGCTGCACCATGCAGGATTCTCCAGTCAAATGGTCCAGGAGGGGGTCAGATGAGACGTTCAGTGTCTCCAAGTGCAACGTGCAGCTCTCTGCCACGTCCCCAGAAGCAGCACGCTCAGTCGAGCCTGCTGCAGTGTGTCCTTGCAAGCAGTCATCTCCCAGGGCATCGCCAGCAGTGGGATGGTTCTGCTCCCCATCGCCCACACCTCCTTCCACCTCGCTGCTGCTCTGCGGCGGAGCGGCATCCTGCCTGAGGAGGGGCACCACGAATGCTCGCTGGTAGCCCTCTTCCCCCTGGGAGTCCAGCTGGGATGGCTTTGCCTTTGCCCACTGCTCATTGCCAGCGAGGGGGGAGCAGGCATCCACACGCAGGGCTGTGCCAAGCTCGTAGCCGAAGAGCGCCTCAGATGAGCTGATCTCCAGCTCCTTGCTGGCGTAGTTTTCCAGCCAGTCCTTGTCACCAGGGACGTAGCCGTGAATCTTGCGCTTGTGGAAGAAGAGGCTGGTGTTGCTGAAGGTGCAGTAGGAGCAGAGGGCGCAGCGAAACTCCTTCTGCTTGGTGTGCTTGCAGTTCTCGTGGTTCAGCAGGGCCTGTTTGTACTTTGTCTGGTAGGTGCAATACTGGCACTGGAAGATGGGCACCTGGTAGTTCTGCGAGTGCTTTGCCTGCATGTGCTTCTGCAGCTCGTACTTGCGCTTGCAGGCGAAACCGCACACCTCACAGATTAGACTTTTGCCCTGGTGCCGCAGCTTGTGGCTGCTCAGCTGGTCAGCACGGTGGCACCGGTACGAGCACTGGTTGCACTGGTACCTGTGGGGAAAGTGGGATCGGTCAGGCAGCACGAGGAACCGGGGCAGGCTGAGCCCTGCCAGGCATGCTGAGCTCTGCTTCCTGTCCTGGACACATGGGGAAGGGGTACTGTTCAGTTTGCCAGCTCTGACCTTTGCTGTCTGGGCAGCTCTTACCCCAGGCAGTTCCTCCCTGCTGTGGCCCTTGGCACCTACACCCACAGCCTGGGGATGGGAGGTAGCTTCTTGGGGTATTCCACACAGTAACCATGTCACCCCCATGTCTAGTTGCTGGAGGCAGACTAGACCCAAAGGAGATCATGATACTGAGGTAAAAAACACGTTTTGGCAGAGTCCTGCACATGCCCAAGCTGGCCTTAGCCCACGAAACATCAGCAGAGCCCATGAACCTGGCCTCAGAGCTGCACTGACATGGTAATACACCTCCTTTGCAGCGCAGACACACCAAAGATAACTTTGCTTCTGAAGCACCATGCTGGCAACAACCTGCAAGCTCAAGGACTGCATTTTTTATGTGCCAGACAGAGCTGATTGTAGCCATCCCTCAGGCACGAGAGAGTCTGGCACATGACACAGCCTAGAGCAGCAGACCCCCAGAGCGGGATTTGGGGAGCCCTGACTATGATGCCAGgccagcggggccgggggtcgTACCGGAGATCTCCAGTGTGCTTGCGCATGTGGACATTCAGGTAGTGCTTCCACTTGGTGATGTACCCACACTCGGTGCACATGAAGTTCTTGTCGTTGGAGTGGGTCAGCATGTGCTTGGACAGGTAGCTCACATCCCGGCACGTGAAATCGCAGAGCTCACACTTGTGAGGCTTCTCTCCTATGGGCAACACAGGAACGCCCTCAGCATGATGGCCAGGTGAGGCAGCAcagcctgcccccccccccaggaaaaCCAGCTCAGCAGGGATGGGGCCATGCCACGGCTTCAGCCAAGCAATGCTAGGGTGGCAGAGTTGGTGGTGGGACCCAGGAGCCCTGacccagccctccctgcccacctgGAGCTGGGACAGGACCTCCCACCCCCTATCCCAGCTTGGCTCTCAGGACCCCCACAGCGGACACCCACCAGTGTGCAGCAGCATGTGCCGGATAAGCACCCTCTTGTGTGCGGTGGCGAAGGCACACTCAGTGCACTTGTGGATCTTCTCATTGGCGTGCATCTTCCCCACGTGGTCATGAAACTCCACAGGGTTGAAGGTGGCGTAGGGGCAGAAGCTGCACTGGAGCTGCTCACTGCCTGGGTGTCCCTGCTTCTTGTGCTTGCGGAAAACATGCTTGTTGGAGCAGATGAAGTCACACTGCTGGCAGTGGAAGGCGTAGTGAGTTTTTCGGTGAGCCTCCATGGCCTCAGCTGTGTCAAAGAGCAGTGAGCAGGCATGGTACTTGCACTCCACCGCCTTAATGCCGTGAGCATCCTTGAGGTGACGGACAAACTCCTTCCGGTCCTCCGCACAGTAGTTGCAGCCTCCCTGGAAGCAGCTCAGCCTCTTGGGCTCAGCTTTGTGAGTCTTCAAGTGCTCTTTGAGGGCCTGGCTGAGCCGAAACTTCTCCTCGCAGACAGGGCAGGAGTAAACATCAGAGTAGAAGTTGGAAATGTCCTCGTGCATGCTGGCCATGTGGCGGTTGAGGGCGTTCTTCTCCACTGAGCTGTAGTGGCAGAGCGGACAGCGGTGGGCCTTCTCGCCTGTCTCCCGCATCATGTGGattttcagcttgcttttaCTGGTGAAGTACTTGTGGCAGTTGGGGCACTGGAGGCTGGGGTCAGGGAAGTGCAAATGGAGGTGCTCCACCAGGTGCGTTCGCTTCTTGAAGCACCGCTTGCACTCAGGGCACATGTGGGTTTTGTAGAGGTACTCAGAGCCCTCTGCGACATCCCCTGTgagagcagaggagggggaGCCGTCAGCAGGGAAGAGATGAAGAAGAAGAGCACAGGCAGATGTTCTTTCCCCGAATCAGCTGTGCCAGGGTGAGGGCTTCTCATATACACAGTCACACAGCAGCCGTTTACTTGCAGGGACTGTCCCCACCCCAAGCCATCAACATGGTTCAGGTGGGCTCTTTCGAGCTCAACACCAACAAAGATGATCGAGTGCAGCCTAGCTCAGGCCTGCCCACGTGGCTCCGCTCCCCAAAGCCAGGCAGACTTTTGCCTGTTTTTGCCTGAGCCTGGCAGCGGCCGAGGACAGGCAACAGGAGAAGAAGGACGTGTTTGCTtgggcagagggcaggggaggggggaacagCGCACTGGTACATGCTGGAGACATGAGGCTGCTGGATGGCACAGGACTCCCACGTCCCACCAGCCTGACCCACATTTCACTGCCCGTCTCAAGGCTGAGCTGCCTGCTCATAAATCAGAGGCCAAGCAGCTCCCAGTATGGCCCCGCGATGCCCCGCATCCTACCTTTGAAGTGCTGTGTCCGTGGCATTGTTGCTTTCTCAGGAGCTGCCTTCCTGTCCTCTTTGGCCTCCCCTTCGCAGGGGCTCTCGCCATCCTCCTCCGGCGACTCGTCCCTGCCGCTGTCCGAgtcctcttctccagctgacGCTTTCCGCCCCTCCAAGGAGCCCTCCCCAGTGCCTGCGGGCTTTGCCAGCCTGGCTTCTGCTGCAGTGGCTTCCCAGCCAGGTTGGCAattccctgcctcctcctgcccttcttcttctccttcagtGGGGAAAGACAGAGATCATCATGCTCCAGGCGAGAGGGAGCCACCCCAATCAcccacacacatgcaaaaaaccTCCTGGCTGAGATGGGGGACACAAACCGTGccacagggaggaaggaaaactgtGGAGACCAGCACAGGGCTCCTTGGCCCTCTGGCAGCACAGCCTCACCCCCAACTCCTCCCAGTTGTAACTGGGATGCATGGACACAACCAGCCTCTGCAGCACCCACAGgccctgacccccccacccagctGTACCCGACGGCAGGATGCAGCGCTGCTCGAGGCCATGGGGGGCCGAGCTGGGGGGGCCGCCGGTCACTGGCATCTCAGCGGGGGGCTCTGCAGCGTGGCCCTTCCTGTGCTGCCAGAAGAGCTTGGCGTTGGCTGTGACAAAGTCACAGCGGCCGCAGTGGAAGGGGAAGTGGGTGCGGTGGTGCCGCTCCATGGCCAGGcggctggggaagagcaggggGCAGGCACGGTAGGCGCAGGACACGGGGGAGGCCCCATGCAGGCGGCGCAGGTGGCTGCGCAGTTGTTTGCGGTCCTCTGTGGCGAAGTGGCAGCCTTTCtcggggcagggcagggctcctGGTGGGGCGCGGTGGGTCTTGAAGTGCTCCTTGAGTTCGCCAGGCTGTTCGAATGCCTCCTGGCAGACAGGGCACAGCAAGCGCTCAGGAGCGGAGGCCTCCTGTgtgccagctctgggcagctcCGAGCTCCCTGGCTCGCTATGGCCCTTGCTGGTGGGTGCTGACAGCACCCCAGGGAGCTCCAGGTGCCCCGGGgaggacagcagcaggcacTGGTGCTGGGACAGCAGGGAGGCCTCTGGGAAGCTCTGGCCGCACCTCTCGCAGAAATACAGCTCCACCACTTTGACCAGCACCTCTGCAGAGAGTGAGGGGCAACCATTAGAAAGGGCTTTTGCCAGGCCCACAGGAGTGGCTGTTCAATTCCAGCTCCGGACAAGGAGGATAAACCCCTGTTGCCACGAATTACAGTTTGGAGAATCACaaccctcctcctgcctggggtCTGCCAGGAACCCTCCCATAAGAGAGGGGACACCATCACCCCGGTGACCATCATGACCAGGTCTGTTCCTTAGTGCCTTTGAGACACACAGAGAGATGAGGCTGCCTTGGCCCTGTTTCTAGCAGGATGCCCCCACACTGCACTTGGCTGAGTAGTGTGCCAGGGGAGGCAGCCTGGGGTGGAGATCTCTGCCTGGTCCCTACTGACAGCCCAGAGCAATCCCCTCACCCATCCCAAGGCCCCCACAGCCACCCCTCCCCATCTGCACACCCAGCTTGTGCCAGCTCTGCACTGAACGGTGGCACCAGACTCATGATGCATACGGGGTCAAAGACACGAGGGCACCGtggtgtccccagggtgcccagctggacctccctccctccgctgAGTGCCAAGGGGCCCACACTGCTCTCCCCACACCCTGTACCTGTGGCATTGGCTGCGCTGCTCAGCGTCACGTTGCCAGCCACAGCCTCGATGAATATTTCCACATTGCTTCCTTCAGCGTGAGCCCCTTCCTCAGGCATTGatgcctctgccagcagcaagtCCTGGCTGGCAGTCAGTGGAGGTGTTCCAGCCAGGCCAGTGCTGGCCACGCCAGCGCTTCCCACGGCTCCTGCCTCTCCCGGtgtgggcaggagcagctccgAACACAGGGTCTCCATCTCCCTGCTGGCACCCTCAGAGACAGCCACTTCTGCACTCATTGCCACTGGGCACTggcttggtgctgggcaggagggcCTCTCGCTCTGAAACATAAGAAAGCACTTTAAACAAGGGAGAACCCAGAAGCCTAGGGGTCCTACAAGATTGTGGGGGACAGCCTGTGGTAGGCAGGGGTATGATCCGGGGCATCTCAATCCCTTCTGCCGTGCCCCAAGCAGGCTGCTGGCAAAACCCACTGCCACGGGGGAGATGGGGGCACAGGGACCCCGGTACCATCCCCAAAGACGCCCAGGGGCCTCCCCCTGAGCCCAACAGCCAGGGCCTGCTCTCCGGGCCCAGACCCGGGCCCAGGTggccccacccctccccccagaCCCGGGCCCAGCCCCCGGCGAGGAAGCGCCTATCGCGAGTCCCCCCACGGCCAGGGCCGTCCCAGCCCCCTcgccccgcggccccggcccgtCCCCCTCGCCCCAGGCCGAGGACCCCGGCTGGGCCCCGGTGGCCCCACCTCCGGCCCCAGCGCATCTCGGTAGTACGCGCCGGGCGGGAGGGAGAGTCGCCCTTTGTGCAGCTCGCGCGGccgctctgctctgccccaccgCCCGCCCCGGTCCCGCTCTATGGTGCGAGCCGGCAGCCGGCCGGAAGCAGCTCGAGGCGGAAGCGAGGGTTGGGGCCATAGAgagcggcgcggcgcgggctAGAGCGGCGCTGCGCGGAGgtgaggggcggcggggccgaggCCGGTACCGAGGCCGGTAGCGGCGGGGGCGAGCTCCTGCCGGAGGGGGGGGCTCTGCCATGGGGGTGAGGTGAGGTGAGTGGAGCGGAGGCCTCACTGTGGGGAAGGCCGGTGTGGGGCCGGCTCTCCTGCAGGGGAAGGCGGGCTCCTGCCGCGGGGCTGAGGCTCGGCTGCGGCGGGGAAAGCCCCACCGCGGGGCAGGGACCCTGCCGTGGGCCCGAGGCcttgctgtggggcaggagacGTCCTGCCCTGGGAAGGAGCCTTGCTGCGGGGGAGGTGGGATCCTGCTTGAGGGAGCAGAGTGTGCTTGTCTGTCTGTTGGGGCAGCTCCCCCTCATCCCCTGTATCTGATAGACCCCTGCTGAGGGAGCTGCAGAAACTTCAAGCCCCCTAAGTGTGGGGCTGGTGCCCTTTATCCAGACATGGAGATGCTACTTCCACCACAGTCGTGCACCCATTTCCAGCAGCAAAGAACTGGCTCTCAACTCAGCCTGGGGATGTGCTTCagcttttttaaacaataagCCTTAAATAATTGCAGTGCTCAGTGATTTTGAGCTgtttaaagaataaaaccatGTAAAGCTCTGGCTTGTTGTTCTGGCTGAAGAAATGGCAGATGCTCCTTTGCTGGCCTGAgagcctccagctcctgcttccctcctgcctgtgtCACCCAGAGgatgcagagagggaggaggctACTGTGGCCAGCGGCTGTCTGAACCCCTAGTAAAAGATAAGCATGGGTGTAGGGGATCTGCCAGGCTGCCTTTTGGCTTGAGAACAGGCCATGTTAAAGGCCAGGCAACTGTGGGTGATCCATTGTGTCCCCCGCTGCCATTCAGTCCTTCTCTTTCCACGCAGGTTTGTTTCCAGAGTGCAGAGACAATGCTGTGGAAAGGAGCCGCTTAACCTCCCACAATGCCCTTTTCTGACTTTGTCTTAGCACTGAAGGACAACCCGTACTTCGGGGCTGGGTTTGGCCTCGTTGGAGTGGGTACAGCCCTGGCGTTAGCCCGGAAAGGGGCCCAGTTTGGGCTAGTGGCTTTCAGGCGCCATTATATGATCACCTTGGAGGTGCCCAGCAAGGATAAGAGCTACCACTGGCTGCTGAACTGGATCTCCCACCATGCCAAGCACACGCAGCACCTCAGCGTTGAGACGTCATACCTGCAGCATGAAAGTGGGCGCGTCAGCACCAAGTTCGACTttgtccccagccctgggaaCCATTTCATCTGGTAAGGAAGGGTAGGGGGAAAGCAGTCTGGGGACTGACCCTCCTTTTGGCAAGGAAACTCCAACCTGGGGGGGCCatcaaagcagcagagatgatcTTGCCTCTTCCTTGGGTCTGGATTAGGATGGGAGATTGAGAGTAGCGAGAGGAGTCTGCATTCATCAGCACGAAGGGATTTCTTTACCCGACATGAGTGTTCCCCTTGATGCACGACCTGGGCTGGGCTCAGCTGAATGGTGCCAGACCACCGTTCCTTAACCCTGTTTTCCCACCCCAGGTATCGCAGGAAGTGGATTCGCATCGAGCGTAACCGGGAGAAGCAGATGATTGACTTGCACACAGGGACCCCCTGGGAGTCCGTCACCTTCACTG
Protein-coding regions in this window:
- the ZNF142 gene encoding zinc finger protein 142 isoform X2 — its product is MSAEVAVSEGASREMETLCSELLLPTPGEAGAVGSAGVASTGLAGTPPLTASQDLLLAEASMPEEGAHAEGSNVEIFIEAVAGNVTLSSAANATEVLVKVVELYFCERCGQSFPEASLLSQHQCLLLSSPGHLELPGVLSAPTSKGHSEPGSSELPRAGTQEASAPERLLCPVCQEAFEQPGELKEHFKTHRAPPGALPCPEKGCHFATEDRKQLRSHLRRLHGASPVSCAYRACPLLFPSRLAMERHHRTHFPFHCGRCDFVTANAKLFWQHRKGHAAEPPAEMPVTGGPPSSAPHGLEQRCILPSGEEEGQEEAGNCQPGWEATAAEARLAKPAGTGEGSLEGRKASAGEEDSDSGRDESPEEDGESPCEGEAKEDRKAAPEKATMPRTQHFKGDVAEGSEYLYKTHMCPECKRCFKKRTHLVEHLHLHFPDPSLQCPNCHKYFTSKSKLKIHMMRETGEKAHRCPLCHYSSVEKNALNRHMASMHEDISNFYSDVYSCPVCEEKFRLSQALKEHLKTHKAEPKRLSCFQGGCNYCAEDRKEFVRHLKDAHGIKAVECKYHACSLLFDTAEAMEAHRKTHYAFHCQQCDFICSNKHVFRKHKKQGHPGSEQLQCSFCPYATFNPVEFHDHVGKMHANEKIHKCTECAFATAHKRVLIRHMLLHTGEKPHKCELCDFTCRDVSYLSKHMLTHSNDKNFMCTECGYITKWKHYLNVHMRKHTGDLRYQCNQCSYRCHRADQLSSHKLRHQGKSLICEVCGFACKRKYELQKHMQAKHSQNYQVPIFQCQYCTYQTKYKQALLNHENCKHTKQKEFRCALCSYCTFSNTSLFFHKRKIHGYVPGDKDWLENYASKELEISSSEALFGYELGTALRVDACSPLAGNEQWAKAKPSQLDSQGEEGYQRAFVVPLLRQDAAPPQSSSEVEGGVGDGEQNHPTAGDALGDDCLQGHTAAGSTERAASGDVAESCTLHLETLNVSSDPLLDHLTGESCMVQPESVEMLSCKEPPPAYAMLGSRGDLGLVDNDNTLEDIPDFEEEEADIQENEAVRLDDSVTAGESQGKDSLRQAMGHLEGSCSDHHKLVADAEMSETSQAELPEAWLSVLKTTEQSHPPVPEDVAASNDDARGGSESVLKALRKQDKEQAETLVLEGRVQMLVVQSESQIFKCEKCSYITRKEKSMSLHSKASCQSRRAPLVCHECGASFKQQRGLNTHLLKKCPVLLKKNKILKPAGQELPGLRQPADQPGDNGTEMAESDKGGSEESGHAETLWEVELMPDKTQAVGSSLAGDQTSGCPAPEKSLPSDSTEVAEESHQQGDGAEPGGATCPPQPEKPLEKYRLEGGKLHCNACSFVCSRVSTITSHVEDGCRSLEQLWCSLCPEAFRSQRALKSHRAEKHLVHSKEDGPQSTELPEGDPASVEMGQPSEPLPDAALPKAALPKRRRFSCPTCPFTCHQERAMKTHKKRGCMALGEFRCASCPFTSKAAKALRLHRKLHRKHYSKRPQLQCHQCEFTCKQARCLWQHVRIKHEGVKPHKCRYCEFSTTRRYRLEAHQSLHTGVGRIACGICSQTFGTNSKLRIHRLRVHEKTPTHFCPLCDYSSYLQNDITRHVNSCHRGELNFGCSRCEARFSSETALKQHVLRRHEEKVSYGCPHCGFVCHSEATLKCHVQKQHPHLECSTCKETFATREALEEHKTQHFSHRCELCSFAAKERQQLVRHYVESHEPATPQDKPLRCPFCDFACCHQLVFDQHMKGHGGTRVYKCSDCEYTTKNRQKITWHIRIHTGEKPYKCHLCKYACADPSRLKYHMRIHKEERKYLCPDCGYKCKWVNQLKYHMTKHTGLKPYRCDECEYRTNRADALRVHKETRHREARSFICEQCGKAFKTRFLLKTHLKKHSEEKPYVCNACGRAFRWAAGLRHHYLTHTNEHPFFCRYCPYKAKQKFQVIKHIQRHHPERGASDPSQGVGKDPSTPTVHLHAVQRESRAEGPPRTEQEGGCPAEKDGASQ